Proteins co-encoded in one Gemmatimonadales bacterium genomic window:
- a CDS encoding BTAD domain-containing putative transcriptional regulator produces MLHLKTLGAVVLQGDAGPLGGAAAQRKSLALLALLAPAGERGVSRDKIIAYLWPDVDGERAGHRLTQVLYALRRELDLDDLFVGSADLRLNPSLLSSDACEFRVARQAGNLACAVSLYAGPFLDGFFLTGAPEFEYWVESERAGFAREYVEALETLAAEAAAQGDARQAAGWWQRIADHDPLSSRVTIHLMSALAAAGNRAAALEWARVHQELLQRELEAAPNPAVLALADQLRQWPERTAMARAARPGEVSIAVLPFANLSSVTSNDFFSEGLTEELMSGLAQHSGLRVAARTSVDAFRKDQPDACEIGRRLGVAMLLEGSIRQSGDRIRLNAHLMAASDGCHLWSEKFERRVEDPFAVQDELAQAIVQGICNALTRLTARSSVT; encoded by the coding sequence ATGCTGCACCTCAAGACCCTCGGAGCCGTCGTACTCCAGGGCGATGCCGGGCCACTGGGAGGCGCTGCCGCGCAACGGAAATCCCTGGCTCTCCTCGCGTTGCTCGCCCCGGCCGGGGAGCGGGGAGTGAGCCGGGACAAGATCATCGCCTATCTCTGGCCGGACGTCGACGGGGAGCGGGCCGGGCACCGGCTCACCCAAGTGCTCTACGCCCTCCGACGAGAGCTCGACCTGGACGACCTTTTCGTCGGCTCCGCCGATCTGCGATTGAACCCGTCACTCCTGAGCTCCGATGCGTGCGAGTTCCGTGTGGCCCGCCAGGCCGGGAACCTGGCCTGTGCCGTGTCGCTCTACGCCGGTCCCTTTCTCGATGGCTTTTTCTTGACCGGCGCGCCGGAGTTCGAATATTGGGTGGAGAGCGAGCGGGCCGGATTCGCTCGCGAGTACGTGGAAGCCCTGGAGACGTTGGCAGCGGAGGCTGCCGCGCAGGGCGACGCCCGCCAGGCCGCCGGGTGGTGGCAGCGAATCGCCGACCACGATCCCCTCAGTTCGCGGGTGACGATCCACTTGATGTCGGCACTGGCGGCGGCGGGCAATCGAGCCGCGGCGCTGGAGTGGGCCCGCGTCCATCAGGAGCTGCTTCAGCGCGAGCTCGAGGCGGCCCCCAATCCGGCGGTCCTCGCCTTGGCCGATCAGCTTCGTCAATGGCCGGAGCGCACGGCGATGGCGAGGGCAGCGCGACCGGGCGAGGTCTCCATTGCCGTGCTTCCGTTCGCCAACCTGAGCTCCGTCACCAGCAACGATTTCTTCTCCGAGGGACTCACCGAAGAGCTCATGAGCGGCCTCGCCCAGCACTCGGGCTTGCGAGTGGCCGCGCGCACGTCGGTCGACGCATTCCGAAAAGACCAGCCGGACGCCTGCGAGATCGGCCGTCGCCTCGGCGTGGCGATGTTGTTGGAGGGGAGCATTCGGCAATCGGGTGACCGCATCCGACTCAATGCGCACCTCATGGCGGCATCGGACGGATGTCATCTCTGGTCCGAGAAGTTCGAGCGCCGAGTCGAGGACCCGTTCGCGGTGCAGGATGAGTTGGCTCAGGCGATCGTCCAGGGGATTTGCAATGCCTTGACCCGGCTCACGGCCAGATCCTCTGTGACATGA
- a CDS encoding AAA family ATPase, producing MISCRTLGPIEVLVDDAPAPPELLWRKHLGLLLYLARSVPKARTRDHIIGLLWPDRPDASARHSLNEAIRVLRRFTGEEGVVSSGGQIRLLPGTVQLDLDELTRSISEEDWATATGMIAGEFMEGFTLPGASAFEDWLAAEREHWRTQSVNVLVQQADELERNGRVGDGASCALRALGLDPRSERAIRSAMRCLALAGDRTEALQRYESFQARLKADLGAMPEAATKALADRIRQERSVRPPGATTDSARATEAGGRAPLVGRESELRALLDVANACFRDRRPAVLVVGGDTGAGKTRLVEELASRLRLEGVTVCLARAVEADREQASGALLALARGALVDAPGVAGAQAGSIALLAQLLPEWQERFPQAHGAGPPRSLAQALGDVVRAAAEERPLLLAIDDAHWLDHDSALALSALVRDLATVPMALLLAVQPRWPRPELDELSARIGRDAGGLAVSLSPLGREPLRSLARHLLPDYTGIELDRVVRRVSMDSAGLPLLAVELLRAVAVGLDLGNVTSVWPEPSRTLDQTLPGGLPEAVVAALRVTFRRLSPGAQRVLAAAAAIGDRVRADQLARATQLPLAEVTARLDELEWHQWLTSDPRGYGFTARLVRDVISRDMLTAGQRQRIREALAADGAPAR from the coding sequence ATGATCAGCTGCCGCACCCTGGGCCCGATCGAAGTCCTGGTGGACGATGCCCCCGCACCGCCTGAGCTGCTCTGGCGCAAGCACCTGGGCCTGCTGCTCTATCTCGCGCGGTCCGTCCCGAAGGCGCGCACCCGCGACCACATCATCGGTCTCCTCTGGCCCGACCGCCCCGACGCGTCCGCCCGCCATTCGCTCAACGAGGCGATCCGGGTGCTGCGGCGGTTCACCGGAGAGGAGGGAGTGGTGTCGAGCGGCGGGCAGATCCGGCTCCTGCCGGGGACGGTGCAGCTCGATCTGGACGAGCTGACCCGCTCCATCTCGGAGGAAGACTGGGCCACGGCGACTGGCATGATCGCCGGCGAGTTCATGGAGGGCTTTACCCTGCCGGGTGCCTCGGCGTTCGAGGATTGGCTTGCGGCGGAGCGGGAGCACTGGCGGACTCAGTCGGTGAACGTGCTGGTTCAGCAGGCCGACGAGTTGGAGCGCAACGGGCGAGTGGGCGACGGCGCGAGCTGCGCGCTGCGCGCGCTGGGACTCGACCCGCGCTCGGAGCGCGCCATCCGAAGCGCCATGCGCTGTCTCGCGCTGGCCGGCGACCGGACCGAAGCGCTGCAGCGCTACGAGAGCTTCCAGGCGAGACTCAAGGCCGATCTCGGGGCGATGCCGGAGGCGGCCACCAAGGCGCTGGCGGACCGGATCCGGCAGGAGCGGAGCGTGCGGCCGCCAGGCGCCACGACCGACTCGGCCCGTGCGACCGAGGCCGGCGGGCGGGCCCCGCTGGTGGGCCGCGAATCCGAGCTGCGCGCGCTCCTGGACGTCGCGAACGCCTGCTTTCGCGACCGGCGACCCGCCGTGCTGGTGGTGGGGGGCGACACTGGTGCCGGCAAGACCCGTCTGGTGGAAGAGCTTGCCTCCCGGCTCCGGCTGGAGGGCGTCACGGTGTGCCTGGCCCGGGCGGTCGAGGCCGACCGGGAGCAGGCGAGCGGCGCACTGCTCGCGCTGGCCCGCGGCGCGCTGGTCGACGCGCCGGGTGTCGCGGGGGCGCAGGCCGGATCGATCGCCCTGCTGGCACAGCTCCTTCCCGAATGGCAGGAGCGCTTCCCCCAGGCCCACGGTGCCGGCCCTCCTCGCTCCCTGGCACAGGCGCTCGGGGACGTGGTCCGGGCCGCGGCGGAAGAGCGTCCGCTCCTGCTGGCGATCGATGACGCGCACTGGCTGGACCACGATTCGGCGCTGGCGCTGAGCGCGCTGGTGCGGGATCTCGCCACGGTACCGATGGCGTTGCTGCTGGCGGTCCAGCCGCGCTGGCCGCGGCCCGAGCTGGACGAGCTCAGCGCCCGCATCGGTCGGGACGCGGGGGGATTGGCGGTGTCGCTGTCGCCGCTGGGGCGCGAGCCGCTCCGCTCCCTCGCCCGTCACCTGCTGCCGGACTACACCGGCATCGAGCTCGACCGGGTGGTCCGGCGGGTCAGCATGGACTCCGCGGGCCTGCCGCTCCTGGCCGTCGAGCTGCTCCGCGCGGTCGCGGTGGGGCTCGATCTGGGGAACGTCACCAGCGTATGGCCCGAGCCCTCCAGGACGCTGGATCAGACGTTGCCCGGCGGTCTGCCCGAGGCGGTCGTGGCCGCGCTCCGAGTGACCTTCCGCCGGCTGAGTCCTGGCGCCCAGCGAGTGCTGGCCGCGGCGGCCGCGATCGGTGACCGGGTGCGGGCCGATCAGCTCGCCCGGGCCACCCAGCTTCCGCTGGCGGAGGTCACGGCCAGGCTGGATGAGCTGGAGTGGCACCAGTGGCTGACCTCGGACCCGCGGGGTTACGGGTTCACCGCCCGGCTGGTTCGCGACGTCATCTCCCGCGACATGCTGACCGCGGGCCAGCGCCAGCGTATTCGCGAAGCCCTGGCGGCCGACGGCGCGCCGGCGCGCTAG
- a CDS encoding TMEM175 family protein, which translates to MSKGRLEAFSDGVIAIIITIMVLEMKVPHGTDPAALRPLVPVFLSYVLSYVIVGIYWNNHHHLLHAARQVNGRVLWANLLLLFWLSLFPFCTGWMGENHFASLPTAVYGVVLLMAAYSYLVLQSAIVAIDGPSSQLAKAVGADRKGLVSRLMYMAGIVVAFVRPWIAWALYVAVALLWFVPDRRIERVLRGEEAGG; encoded by the coding sequence ATGAGCAAGGGCAGGCTCGAGGCGTTCAGCGACGGCGTCATCGCCATCATCATCACCATCATGGTGCTGGAAATGAAAGTGCCACACGGCACCGATCCTGCCGCGCTCCGGCCCCTGGTCCCGGTGTTCCTGAGTTACGTGCTGAGCTACGTCATCGTCGGCATCTACTGGAACAATCATCACCACCTGCTGCACGCGGCCCGGCAGGTAAACGGCCGGGTGCTGTGGGCCAACCTCCTGCTGCTGTTCTGGCTCTCGCTGTTCCCCTTCTGCACCGGCTGGATGGGCGAGAACCACTTCGCCTCGCTGCCGACGGCGGTGTACGGGGTCGTGCTACTGATGGCGGCGTACTCCTATCTGGTGCTGCAGAGCGCGATCGTCGCCATCGACGGGCCGTCGTCGCAGCTGGCCAAGGCGGTCGGCGCCGACCGGAAAGGCCTGGTGTCGCGGCTCATGTATATGGCGGGAATCGTGGTGGCGTTCGTCCGTCCGTGGATCGCGTGGGCGCTCTACGTCGCGGTGGCGCTGCTCTGGTTCGTGCCGGACCGGCGGATCGAGCGGGTCCTGAGGGGTGAGGAGGCGGGCGGCTGA
- a CDS encoding DUF4384 domain-containing protein: MLTSLLLLASTAGLVSPSAKQDPPIRVWYSSAGDFAYGDRAKVYARAAESGYMVVLRAGLNGQVRVLSPVDPDGDQHVSGGKKVELKGRGDREAFVAEGTSGQGTVLAAWSKTPFTFDRYVKDGRWDLDALSAEGQRSDDAEAQLMSIVDDMRAPSAHFDYDLAVYTVSAPHYVRVLYPYHPYGWPGWGGYSAWWGYPSPLVTRRIIVVQPVRRAGERR; this comes from the coding sequence ATGCTGACATCACTGTTGTTGCTGGCCTCGACTGCAGGACTCGTCTCCCCGTCCGCGAAGCAGGACCCCCCGATTCGTGTCTGGTACAGCTCCGCCGGCGACTTCGCCTACGGTGACCGTGCCAAGGTGTACGCCCGCGCGGCCGAGAGCGGATATATGGTCGTGCTGCGAGCGGGCCTGAATGGACAGGTGCGGGTACTTTCGCCAGTCGATCCCGACGGAGACCAGCACGTGAGTGGCGGGAAGAAGGTAGAACTGAAGGGTCGCGGTGACCGCGAGGCGTTCGTGGCCGAAGGTACCTCCGGGCAGGGCACCGTGCTCGCGGCCTGGTCGAAGACGCCGTTTACCTTCGACCGCTACGTGAAGGACGGACGATGGGACCTGGATGCACTCTCGGCAGAAGGGCAGCGCTCGGATGACGCCGAGGCCCAGCTCATGAGTATCGTCGACGACATGCGGGCGCCCAGCGCGCATTTCGACTACGACCTCGCCGTCTACACGGTCTCGGCGCCGCACTATGTGCGCGTACTGTACCCATACCACCCCTACGGGTGGCCTGGGTGGGGAGGCTACAGCGCCTGGTGGGGATACCCCTCGCCGCTGGTCACCAGGCGGATCATAGTGGTCCAGCCGGTGCGGCGGGCAGGTGAGAGAAGGTGA
- a CDS encoding aldehyde dehydrogenase family protein: MSPHGLKDSPSAADPARAAQPPRPTADRLLDSMVARLGEGAPVFAKLSLADRIALARSMQAGYLAIAERSVHAACAAKGLPLGTPAEGEEWTNPWCVVRHLRLITESLHALQRTGNTPIGPVSETVDGRLSIRVFPANGIDGVLFSGISAEVHTNAGVTAETMQRSRASFYKAPWHQGRTVLVLGPGNLTMIPAMDVISKMFNEGKVCLLKMSPVNSYHGPYLEEAFAEPIARGFLAVAYGGAEGGAYLARHPGIDEIHLTGSAQTYDALVWGPPGPEREARKVRNTPVLTKPVTAELGNVSPVLVIPGPYRDKDLAFQAEAIAGAMVHNASFNCNSAKLVLSAKGWTGRARLLSAIERVLAATPTRQAYYPGAEERWQRFTQDRQAVRTIGRAGQGQLPWTLLSGLDPMDSAEPAFSGEPLCAVLSETAVGSDDPIEYLERAVDFANNRVWGTLAATVVVHPKTLKDPRLGQAVEQAISRLRYGSVALNAWTGLSFALGTPPWGGHPSSSPADIQSGSGWVHNTPMLEGIEKTVLRHPVTIMPKPVTFPSHRTAHTLLRRLTVLEQTASWAKVPGVVAAAMRA, from the coding sequence ATGAGCCCCCATGGCCTCAAGGACAGTCCGTCGGCGGCGGACCCGGCCCGCGCCGCGCAGCCCCCGCGGCCGACCGCCGACCGACTACTTGATAGCATGGTCGCCCGGCTTGGCGAGGGCGCTCCGGTCTTCGCCAAACTCTCGTTGGCGGATCGGATTGCCCTCGCTCGCAGCATGCAGGCGGGCTATCTCGCCATTGCCGAGCGAAGCGTTCACGCGGCCTGCGCGGCCAAGGGCCTCCCGCTCGGCACGCCCGCGGAGGGTGAAGAGTGGACGAATCCGTGGTGCGTCGTGCGTCACCTGCGCCTCATCACCGAGTCGCTCCACGCGCTTCAGCGGACCGGCAACACACCGATCGGTCCGGTGAGCGAAACCGTCGACGGGCGGCTCTCCATCCGGGTTTTCCCTGCCAACGGCATTGACGGGGTGCTCTTCTCCGGAATCTCGGCGGAAGTCCACACCAACGCCGGGGTGACCGCGGAGACGATGCAACGTTCCCGCGCGAGCTTCTACAAGGCCCCTTGGCACCAGGGTCGAACCGTGCTGGTCCTCGGCCCGGGCAATCTCACGATGATCCCGGCCATGGACGTGATCAGCAAGATGTTCAACGAGGGAAAGGTCTGCCTCCTCAAGATGAGCCCGGTCAATTCCTACCATGGACCGTACTTGGAGGAGGCGTTTGCCGAGCCGATCGCGCGAGGATTCCTCGCGGTGGCGTACGGGGGCGCGGAGGGGGGCGCCTATCTTGCCAGACATCCTGGCATCGACGAAATCCATCTCACCGGATCGGCTCAGACATACGATGCGCTGGTATGGGGCCCGCCTGGTCCCGAGCGGGAGGCGCGGAAAGTACGCAATACACCAGTTCTGACCAAGCCGGTCACGGCGGAGTTGGGGAACGTTTCGCCCGTGCTCGTCATTCCGGGCCCTTACCGCGATAAGGATCTCGCGTTCCAGGCGGAAGCGATCGCCGGGGCGATGGTACACAACGCCTCATTCAACTGTAATTCTGCGAAGCTCGTCCTCTCAGCCAAGGGGTGGACCGGACGGGCACGCCTCCTCTCCGCCATCGAGCGCGTGCTGGCCGCCACCCCGACGCGCCAGGCCTACTATCCCGGAGCCGAGGAGCGGTGGCAGCGATTCACCCAGGACCGCCAGGCGGTGCGAACGATCGGCCGAGCCGGCCAAGGTCAGCTTCCGTGGACGCTGCTGTCTGGCCTCGATCCGATGGACTCGGCCGAGCCGGCGTTCTCCGGCGAGCCGCTCTGCGCGGTGCTGTCGGAGACGGCGGTCGGCAGCGACGATCCGATCGAGTACCTGGAGCGCGCCGTAGATTTTGCCAACAACCGGGTTTGGGGAACACTCGCGGCGACCGTGGTGGTGCACCCCAAGACGCTCAAGGACCCGCGCCTCGGCCAGGCCGTGGAGCAGGCCATCAGTCGGCTGCGGTACGGTTCCGTCGCGCTCAATGCGTGGACCGGACTGAGTTTCGCGTTGGGCACCCCGCCGTGGGGCGGCCATCCGAGCTCGTCTCCGGCGGATATCCAGAGTGGCAGCGGATGGGTGCATAACACCCCCATGCTCGAGGGCATAGAGAAAACCGTCTTGCGCCATCCGGTCACCATCATGCCCAAGCCGGTGACCTTTCCCAGCCATCGCACCGCGCACACCTTGCTCCGGCGGCTCACCGTATTGGAGCAGACGGCGAGCTGGGCCAAGGTTCCAGGGGTGGTGGCAGCGGCGATGCGAGCCTAG
- a CDS encoding protein kinase produces MIDLLDSIRASFAGRYQIERELGRGGMSTVYLALDPKHGRQVALKVFEPDLGPSVGSDRFLREIRVAARLTHPHILPLHDSGEVDGLLYYVMPYIEGESLRAWLQREHRLALHEALDLGRQVADALDYAHQHGVVHRDIKPENILIANGEAVLADFGIARALGAGTELLTGGGMAVGTPMYMSPEQAAGEPDIDGRSDIYSLGCVLFEALAGVPPFSGSSVQAILVQRLLETPARLRSIQPEVPEAVEAAIARALARKPADRFATAAGFSSALADVAGGRSGGGITLVPGPQTTAEASVAVLPFLSLSSDPENEYFSDGMTDEIINALAQIPGLRVTARTSSFMFKGKSVDAREIGERLKVRTLLEGSLRKAGNRIRMSVQLINASSGYHLWSHTYERTLDDVFVMQDELTRAIVTELTARVVGTPSDLLVRPATAVPEAYALYLQGCYFLNKRTAEGFVAAIEHFQQAIERDPEYAAAYANLAYCLAMAGFDTFGVMSPLEAMPQAQAAVSKALELDPALAEAHGAQAIVAALFHWDWAQAEREFDLALSLGGKSPPTHVWHALFLCAMGRPEEGLQIVTTALAFDPLSLGLHLTVGRCLVWAGRYREALAKLLATLEMEPTHPPTYWELGRVYQLLGMHTQSAAILEQGIQLIGRAPILLMYLGSAYAKLGQRERALDIVRELRELAGQHYLSPLYESHVLASLGDLDGAFDLIERAYALRSGWLSFFRVDPAWDPLRHDLRYLALLEKLG; encoded by the coding sequence ATGATCGACCTACTCGACTCTATACGCGCGAGTTTTGCCGGACGCTATCAGATCGAGCGTGAGCTTGGCCGGGGTGGCATGTCCACGGTCTACCTCGCGCTGGACCCGAAGCACGGACGCCAGGTGGCGCTGAAGGTGTTCGAGCCCGACCTTGGCCCGTCCGTCGGTTCGGACCGCTTTCTGCGCGAGATCCGGGTCGCCGCCCGGCTCACCCATCCACACATCCTGCCGCTCCACGATTCGGGCGAGGTGGACGGGCTGCTCTACTATGTCATGCCCTACATCGAGGGCGAATCACTGCGGGCCTGGCTGCAGCGGGAGCACCGGCTCGCCCTGCACGAGGCGCTGGACCTGGGACGCCAGGTGGCCGATGCGCTCGACTACGCGCACCAGCACGGCGTGGTACACCGGGACATCAAGCCGGAAAACATCCTGATCGCGAATGGCGAGGCCGTCCTGGCCGACTTCGGGATCGCCCGTGCACTGGGCGCTGGCACCGAGCTGCTCACCGGGGGCGGCATGGCGGTGGGCACGCCGATGTACATGAGTCCCGAGCAGGCCGCGGGCGAGCCCGACATCGATGGCCGCAGCGACATCTACAGTCTCGGGTGCGTGTTGTTCGAGGCCCTCGCGGGAGTGCCCCCGTTCTCGGGGTCCAGCGTGCAGGCCATCCTGGTGCAGCGGCTGCTGGAGACGCCGGCGCGCCTGCGCAGCATACAGCCGGAGGTCCCCGAAGCTGTCGAAGCAGCCATCGCCCGTGCACTCGCCCGGAAGCCGGCCGACCGGTTCGCCACCGCCGCCGGTTTCTCCTCTGCTCTGGCCGACGTGGCGGGGGGTCGCTCGGGGGGAGGGATCACCCTGGTCCCGGGCCCCCAAACGACCGCTGAGGCATCCGTGGCGGTGCTGCCGTTCCTCAGCTTGAGCTCCGATCCGGAGAACGAGTACTTCAGCGACGGCATGACCGACGAGATCATCAATGCGCTCGCCCAGATCCCCGGCCTCCGGGTTACTGCGCGAACCTCATCCTTCATGTTCAAGGGAAAGAGCGTGGACGCCCGCGAGATCGGTGAGCGGCTCAAGGTGCGCACCCTGCTCGAAGGGAGCCTGCGCAAGGCCGGCAACCGAATTCGCATGTCCGTGCAGCTCATCAACGCGTCAAGCGGGTATCACCTCTGGTCCCACACGTACGAGCGGACGCTCGATGACGTCTTCGTGATGCAGGACGAGCTCACCCGGGCGATCGTCACCGAGCTGACCGCCCGGGTGGTGGGGACGCCGAGCGACCTGCTGGTCCGCCCCGCCACGGCTGTCCCCGAGGCGTACGCGCTTTACCTCCAGGGCTGCTATTTCCTCAACAAGCGCACGGCGGAAGGATTCGTCGCTGCCATCGAGCACTTTCAGCAAGCGATTGAGCGGGACCCAGAGTATGCAGCGGCATACGCCAACCTGGCGTACTGCCTCGCTATGGCCGGCTTCGACACGTTCGGTGTCATGTCTCCCCTGGAGGCGATGCCGCAGGCCCAGGCGGCGGTATCGAAGGCGCTGGAGCTCGATCCAGCCCTTGCCGAAGCGCACGGTGCCCAGGCGATCGTCGCCGCGCTCTTCCACTGGGACTGGGCCCAAGCGGAACGCGAGTTCGATCTGGCGCTCAGCCTTGGCGGAAAATCGCCGCCGACCCATGTGTGGCACGCGCTCTTCCTTTGCGCGATGGGTCGCCCCGAGGAGGGGCTCCAGATAGTCACCACGGCGTTGGCATTCGACCCCCTCTCACTCGGCCTCCACCTGACCGTGGGACGCTGCCTGGTGTGGGCTGGTCGATATCGGGAGGCGCTGGCGAAACTGCTGGCCACGCTGGAAATGGAGCCCACCCATCCGCCGACCTACTGGGAGCTCGGCCGGGTGTATCAGCTCCTGGGGATGCACACGCAGTCGGCCGCGATCCTGGAGCAGGGCATCCAGCTGATCGGCCGAGCGCCCATTCTGTTGATGTACCTCGGATCGGCGTACGCCAAATTGGGACAGCGGGAACGAGCGCTCGACATTGTTCGCGAGCTCCGGGAGCTCGCCGGGCAGCACTACCTTTCGCCCCTCTATGAGTCGCACGTGCTCGCTTCGCTGGGCGACCTGGATGGAGCCTTCGACCTGATTGAGCGCGCCTATGCGCTGCGCAGCGGTTGGCTCAGCTTCTTCCGCGTCGATCCGGCCTGGGACCCGCTGCGCCACGACCTACGCTACCTCGCCTTGCTGGAGAAACTCGGCTGA